From the Lolium rigidum isolate FL_2022 chromosome 2, APGP_CSIRO_Lrig_0.1, whole genome shotgun sequence genome, one window contains:
- the LOC124691709 gene encoding protein LOW PHOTOSYNTHETIC EFFICIENCY 1, chloroplastic-like, with amino-acid sequence MASPLAVFRPAGHLPCRRRPYTSPKFLQPRSSASSHRSRRSRIAQSAIRSAAGGGGNGNGNGRRRGGTVDVVAFAAVLHDAKTADDVKFLAQDFLGGDEEHLPVQVYTSLIRGLGKKQRIDAAFAIVEHLKRRGGGSLNQFVYNCLLGAVKNSGEFTRIEGVLADMEEQGISPNIVTFNTLMSVYVEQGKIEEVFRVYHEDIEARGLVPTAATYSTLMSAFKSAGDAFAALDFFVKLRERYNNGELIGNPADWEAEFVKYENLALRVCHTAMRRALAGANNPGGAALKVILSMDEARVRPDRRYYERLVWACTGEEHYTIAKELYQRIRECDGEISLSVCNHLIWLMGKAKKWWAALEIYEDLLEKGPKPNNLSYELIMSHFNILLNAARRRGIWRWGVRLLDKMEEKGLNPGCREWNAVLLACSRAAETSAAVNIFKRMINQGLKPDVVSYGALLSALEKGGLYDEALRVWEHMRKVGIHPNLHAYTILVSIYIGKGNHDMVDAVLRDMLSANIEPTAVTFNAIISACVRNSKGSAAFEWFHKMKMKSIEPNEITYQMLIEALVQDGKPKVAYEMYITASNKGLNLSAKSYDTVMEACQDYGALIDLASLGLRPIVKLDPPR; translated from the exons ATGGCTTCCCCCCTCGCCGTCTTTCGCCCCGCCGGCCATCTTCCTTGTCGCCGTCGGCCTTACACATCTCCGAAATTCCTCCAACCGCGGTCGTCCGCCTCGTCCCACCGCTCCCGCCGGTCGAG GATTGCGCAGTCTGCGATCCGCAGCGCCGCTGGAGGCGGAGGCAACGGCAACGGCAACGGCAGGAGGAGAGGGGGCACCGTCGACGTCGTCGCGTTCGCCGCGGTGCTGCACGACGCCAAGACGGCCGACGATGTCAAGTTCTTGGCCCAGGACTTcctcggcggcgacgaagagcaCCTGCCAGTACAGGTATACACCTCACTGATTCGGGGGCTCGGAAAGAAGCAGCGCATCGACGCCGCCTTCGCCATCGTGGAGCATCTGAAAAGGAGGGGAGGCGGCAGCCTCAACCAGTTCGTGTACAACTGCTTGCTAGGCGCGGTGAAGAACTCTGGGGAATTCACGAGGATTGAGGGTGTTCTCGCTGACATGGAGGAACAGGGGATTTCCCCAAATATAGTGACATTCAACACTCTCATGTCCGTTTATGTTGAGCAAGGCAAGATCGAGGAGGTATTCAGGGTGTACCACGAGGACATTGAGGCCCGTGGGCTGGTGCCGACCGCCGCGACATACTCGACGCTCATGTCAGCCTTCAAGAGCGCCGGCGACGCGTTTGCCGCGCTCGACTTCTTTGTTAAGCTCAGGGAGAGGTATAACAATGGCGAGCTCATCGGGAATCCCGCAGATTGGGAAGCAGAGTTTGTCAAATACGAGAATTTGGCTTTACGCGTATGTCATACGGCGATGCGGCGGGCACTTGCAGGTGCCAACAATCCCGGTGGTGCCGCATTGAAGGTTATTCTTTCCATGGATGAAGCTAGAGTGAGGCCGGACAGGAGGTATTACGAGCGTCTCGTGTGGGCGTGCACGGGAGAGGAGCATTACACCATTGCCAAGGAGCTGTACCAGAGAATCCGTGAGTGCGATGGGGAGATCAGTTTGTCAGTGTGCAACCATCTGATTTGGCTCATGGGCAAGGCCAAGAAGTGGTGGGCAGCTCTTGAGATCTACGAGGATTTGCTGGAGAAAGGCCCAAAGCCCAACAATTTGTCGTATGAGCTCataatgtcacatttcaacatcctACTCAATGCTGCCAGGAGACGGGGCATTTGGAGGTGGGGTGTTAGGCTGCTTGACAAGATGGAAGAGAAGGGCCTGAATCCTGGATGTAGAGAGTGGAACGCTGTACTTCTCGCGTGCTCCAGAGCGGCTGAAACGTCTGCTGCGGTGAATATATTCAAGAGGATGATAAATCAGGGGTTAAAACCAGACGTTGTTTCCTATGGAGCATTGCTCAGTGCACTTGAGAAAGGTGGGTTGTATGATGAGGCGCTGCGAGTTTGGGAGCACATGCGCAAAGTCGGTATTCATCCTAACCTGCACGCATACACAATCTTGGTGTCCATTTACATTGGCAAGGGCAACCATGATATGGTAGATGCTGTTCTTCGGGATATGTTGTCCGCAAACATAGAACCAACTGCTGTAACCTTCAATGCGATAATCAGTGCTTGCGTGAGGAACAGTAAGGGCAGTGCTGCATTTGAGTGGTTCCATAAGATGAAAATGAAGAGTATTGAGCCAAATGAGATTACATATCAGATGTTGATTGAAGCTCTTGTACAAGATGGTAAACCAAAAGTTGCCTATGAGATGTACATTACTGCATCCAACAAAGGGCTCAACCTTTCTGCAAAATCATATGACACCGTGATGGAGGCATGCCAAGATTATGGTGCTCTTATTGATCTAGCTAGTTTGGGTCTTCGTCCTATAGTGAAATTGGATCCACCAAGATAA